The genomic DNA CCGAAGGCGCCGGGCGTCGACGCGGCCGGCGGGGGCTGTCTCGCCGCCCCGGTCCGCTGGGTGGTGCTGATCCTCGTGGTGCCCGTCCGGGCGGTGTGGGACGTGCTCGTGGCCGCCCTGAAGGGGCTCGGCACGGTGCTTCTGTGGTTGGCGGAGCGCCTGGTGGCCTGGCCCGCGGTCTGGCTGTACCACAGGGTGCTGACGCCGCTGGGCCGTGGCGTTGCGTGGGTCTGGCGGTGGGTGGTCGTCGCCCCCGTGGCGTGGGTGTGGCGGTGGCTGGTCGTGACGCCGGCCGCCTGGCTGTACGCGAACCTCATGACCCCCACCGGACACGGCCTGCGGTGGCTGCTGCACCACCTCGTCGTCGTCCCCGCGATCGCACTCCACCGCTACGTCCTGCGCCCCGTCGGCCGCTGGATCGCCGCCGCGATCGACGCCACGGCGGCGGGGCTGGTGTGGGCGTGGGACCGGCTGGTGGTGGCGCCGCTGTCGCTGCTCTGGTCGTACGTCCTGAAGCCCCTCGGCAGGGGCCTCCTCTGGGTGCTCCGCATGCTCCTCACCGCGGTCGGCCGGGTGCTGCACATGCTCCTCGTCCCCTTCCTCCTCCTCTGGCGCTACGTGATCGCCCCCGTCTGGCCCATCGCCGGGCGCATCACCCGCTGGTTCTGGAACGCCACCGCCCGCCCCCTGGGCCGGACCGTCCGCAGCGCCTGGCGCACCGTCAGGGACGCCTTCGCGGCGGCGCGTGCCACGGCCCGCCGCACCCGCCTGGAACTGCGCGCCGCGCTCTTCGGCGGCCCGCGGAATCCCGCTCCCGAGGCGGCGCGGCGCCCGCCGGGACCGGCGCCGGCGGACACCCCCGCGCCCGCCGTGGACCTGGGCAAGCACGGGCCCGGGCACCGCTGACCGCCCGCTCCGCGGCGGCACCGGCGGCCAACGCGGCGGCCGTACGACGTAGATGAAAGGCCGACTGAGCGGAGCCGCCGGAAAAGCGGGCACGTACCCTGGGGGCAGGACAAGCTCACGGACGAAGGACTGAACGACTCTGGGCAAGCGACAGCCCGAAGGCCCGCCGCCCGCACCCGCGGTGCAGCGCATCCGACTCCGCTACACCAAGCGCGGCCGCCTCCGGTTCAACAGCCACCGCGACTTCCAGCGCGCCTTCGAGCGGGCGCTGCGCCGGGCCGAGGTGCCCATGGCGTACTCCGCGGGATTCACCCCCCACCCCAAGGTCTCGTACGCGAACGCGGCCCCCACGGGGACGGCGAGCGAAGCCGAGTACTTGGAGATCGCGCTCACCGAGGCCCGCGACCCGGAGCTGCTGCGCGCGCTGCTCGACGAGTCCCTGCCCACCGGGCTCGACGTCGTCGACGCCGTCGAGGCCCGCGCTCCGGGACTCGCCGACCGGCTGGGGGCTTCGGTGTGGGAGCTGCGGCTCGACGGCGTGCCGCCCGCCACGGCGCAGGAGGCGGTCCGCGCCTTCCTCGCCGCGGAGACGGTCGAGGTGGAACGGCAGACGAAAAAGGGGATGAGGACCTTCGACACGCGCGGCGCGGTGGCCGCGCTCGACGTGCTCCCGGCCGGGGGCGATAGGCCGCAGGCGGGTCCTTGTGCGATACTGCGGCTGGTAGTGCGGCACCTGACACCTGCCGTACGACCCGACGACGTCCTGTCCGGCCTGCGAGTCGCGGCTGACCTGGCGCCGCCGGTCCCGGCAGCGGTGACCAGGCTGGCGCAGGGGCCGCTCGACGCGGAGACCGGCACGGTGACCGATCCGCTCGCGCCGGACCGCGACGATGCCACGGCCCTCGCCGCCACACCGCAGGTCGCGAACGGAACCCCGCCCACGGCAGGGGACGGCACCGGGTAGGGACGGTGTCGAAGCGCCGCCGGTGGACGAGGGAGCCACCCCGGACCCGGCAGGCGCATGGACCAGCAGACTTTCGCCGGTCCGCCCGAGGAGGGCGGGTCCGGCGAGCGAGACAAGAGCCCTCGCGCGGCGCATACGTCCCGGGCGGTGGCCCTGTGCACGGCACGGGCGCCGCCGCCGTACGGGGGGTGGCGCCCGGGGGCGTGACGGGAGAACCGCCCGCATGCTCGAACCGATTGAGCCTACGGAAGCGCAGTCGCCTTCCGGGGGCATCACCGGCGATGCCGGAGCCGCCGTCGGCGGCCCGCTCGACACCCCCAGCGACCGCCTGCCCTTCCGCCGCCGGCGTGCGGCGGCGGAGTCGGCGGGGGAGGTGCCGCAGAGAGCGACGGAGCCGACCACCGGAGAACCGGGGCCGGCACTGACGTATGAGCCCGCCGGAGAGCCGGCGGACCCGGGCGCGCCCGGGTCCGTGCTCGCCGAGCCGGTAGAGGACGTAGTCGAGGCCGCCGGGTCGCCCGCGGCCGTGGACAGCGAGATCACCGCCGGGACGGCGGCGGCGGAGCCGGGTTCCGGCACCGCGGCCGCCGCGCCGGCGAGGCGTTCGCGGCGCAGGGTCGTACGCGACGCCGGCACGCCGGAGGCTGCCGCACCGGACACCGTCGTGGTGCCGGTGGGCGAGCAGCCCGGGCCCGCGGCGTCCGGGCACACGGTGCCCGTAGCCGGCGGGGAGCCGGCCGCCGAGGCCGCGCCGCCGCGGAGGCGGCGGGTCGTACGGGACGCGGGGACGCCGCAGGCGGCGGCCGCCGCCGAGTCCGTACCGCAGCCCGCCGCGGCCGGTGACGCCGCCACCACCACAGACCACCATGACAGCACCAACGAGGGAGCCCACACCGTGGCCGACAACGAAACAGAGGCCGACGGCGCCGACTCTTCCGCCGATTCCGGCCCGCGCCGCAAGCGCCGCCGGGTGACCCGCACGGCGGGCACCCCGGCCACCGGCACGGAGGCCGCGGCGCAGCCGGCGGCACCGGAACAGGCCGACGAGGCCGCGCCGCAGGCGGAGACGGAGGCCGGGACCGGCCCCGCCGCCGACGCCAGGCCGGAGCCGGACGCCGACGCCGCCCCGAAGGGGCGCAAGCGCCGCCGGGTCGTACGCAGCGCCGGTACCCCGGAGGCCGTGGAACCGGCCGCCGACGCCGCCCAGACCGCGCCCGCCGAGACCTCGGCGGCCGACGAGGAGCCGGCACCGCGCACCCGTCGCGTACGCCGCCGCAAGACCGACGCCGAGGCCGCCGACGCCGCGGAGACCGCGGCCGACGCCGCGCCCGGCGACCAGACCACCGCCGCGCCCGCCGCCGAGGACGCCGCCGAGCCCGCCGCGGGCACCCGGCGCCGCAGGTCCCGCCGGGTCACGGCGCCCGCGGGCGAGCCGACCCACGTCGAGCCCGCCGCGGAAGCCCCGGCGCCCGCCGCCGCCGAGACCGAGACCGAGCCCGCTGCCGAGCCCGCTGCCGAGGCCGCTGCCGAGGCCGGGCCCGCCGCCCCCCGCCGCCGCAGCCGCCGCGTGACCGCTCCGGCGGGCGAGCCGGCCGCCGACGCCGCGAGCACCTCCGCGGAGGCCGCCGACGAGACCCCCGCGGACTCCGGCACCGGCCGTCGCCGCAGCCGCCGCGCGACCGCCCCGGCGGGCGAGTCCGCCGCCGAGGCCGGCACCGCCGCCGAGCCGGTCGCCGAGGAGGCGCCCGCCGACTCCGGCACCACCCGCCGCCGTACCCGCCGGGCCGCCGGCGCGGCCGCCGAGGAGGCCGCCGAGACCGAGTCCGCCGCCCCCCGCCGCCGTACCCGCAGGGCCGCCGCCGCGGGCGAGCCCGCGACGGGCGAGCAGCCCGCGCCCGCCGAGGCCGCCGCCGAGCCCGACGCCGCGCCCCGCCGGCGCACCCGCCGCGCTGCTGCCGCCGCCGAGCCGGCCGCTGACGACACCGCCGGGCAGTTCTCCGACGGCGGCGAGCAGGCGCCCGGCTTCGGTGCCGCGCCGCTCGCGCTGTTCCAGGCGCCCGTCTTCACCGAGCCCGCGTTCCAGACCCCGCAGCGCGCCGCCGCCGAGGCGGCGGTGGGGCCCGAGGAGGCCGAGGAGCCCGAGGACGTCGAGGAGACCGGGGCCGGGGCGGAAACCGGGACCGAGGTGATCGGCGAGACCGAGGACGGCGCCGCCGAGGACCGCGACGAGCAGGAGGAGGACGGGGACGACCGCGGCCGCCGCCGGCGCCGCCGCGGTGGGCGGCGCAGGCGCCGCGGCGAGGGCGCCGAGGACGGCGATCGCGGCGACGAGGCCGCCGAGGACGGTGCGGACGCCCGCGAGGCCGACGCCGAAGCCGCGGAGGACGAGGCCGAGGACGGCGAGCGCGCCCGGGGTGGCTCCTCCAGCACCAGCAGCCGCAGGCGCCGCCGCCGGCGGCGCCGTACCGAGGGCGCGGAAGGCTCCGAGGGGGCGCCCGACGACCCGGAGCGCACCGTTGTCAAGGTCCGCGAGCCCCGCGCCAAGTCCGAGCCCAGCGACGAGGTGCAGTCCATCAAGGGCTCCACCCGGCTGGAGGCCAAGAAGCAGCGCCGCCGCGAGGGCCGCGAGCAGGGCCGGCGGCGGGTGCCGATCATCACCGAGGCCGAGTTCCTGGCCCGCCGCGAGGCGGTGGAGCGCGTGATGGTGGTGCGCCAGCAGGGCGACCGTACGCAGATCGGCGTGCTGGAGGACAACGTCCTCGTCGAGCACTACGTCAACAAGGAGCAGTCGGCGTCGTACGTCGGCAACGTCTACCTCGGCAAGGTGCAGAACGTCCTGCCCTCCATGGAGGCCGCGTTCGTCGACATCGGCAAGGGCCGCAACGCCGTCCTCTACGCCGGCGAGGTCAACTTCGAGGCCCTCGGCCTCGCCCACAGCCCCCGCCGCATCGAGCACGCGCTGAAGTCCGGCCAGTCCGTCCTGGTCCAGGTCACCAAGGACCCCATCGGCCACAAGGGCGCCCGCCTGACCAGTCAGGTCTCGCTGCCGGGGCGCTACCTCGTGTACGTGCCCGAGGGCTCGATGACCGGCATCAGCCGCAAGCTGCCCGACACCGAGCGGGCCCGGCTGAAGACCATCCTCAAGAAGATCGTCCCCGAGGACGCGGGCGTCATCGTCCGTACGGCCGCCGAGGGCGCCAGCGAGGACGAGCTGCGCCGGGACGTGGAGCGGCTGCAGAAGCAGTGGGAGGACATCCGCAAGAAGGCGAAGAGCGGGAACGCGCCCACGCTGCTGTACGGCGAGCCGGACATGACCGTCCGCGTCGTCCGCGACATCTTCAACGAGGACTTCTCCAAGGTCATCGTCAGCGGCGCGAAGGGGTGGGACACCATCCAGGGCTACGTCTCGCACGTGGCACCCGACCTCGTGGAGCGGCTGTCGAAGTGGACGTCCGAGGTGGACGTCTTCGCCACGTACCGGATCGACGAGCAACTGATGAAGGCGCTGGACCGCAAGGTGTGGCTGCCGTCGGGCGGTTCGCTGGTGATCGACAGGACCGAGGCGATGGTCGTGGTCGACGTCAACACCGGCAAGTTCACCGGCCAGGGCGGGAACCTGGAGGAGACGGTCACCAGGAACAACCTGGAGGCGGCCGAGGAGATCGTGCGGCAGCTCCGGCTGCGGGACCTCGGCGGCATCATCGTGATCGACTTCATCGACATGGTGCTGGAGTCCAACCGGGACCTGGTGCTGCGCAGGCTGCTGGAGTGCCTGGGCCGCGACCGGACGAAGCACCAGGTCGCGGAGGTGACGTCGCTGGGCCTGGTGCAGATGACCCGCAAGCGGGTCGGGCAGGGCCTGCTGGAGTCGTTCTCCGAGCCGTGCGCGCACTGCAACGGGCGGGGCGTGATCGTGCACATGGACCAGGCCACGGCGGCCGGGGCCGGCGGCGGCAAGCGGAAGAAGAAGGGCAAGGAAGGCAAGGAAGGCAAGGAAGCAGCGAAGGACGTCAGGGAAGTCCAGGGCGGCGAGGCGGCGGCGGCCAAGGCCGCGCCCGCGGAGCCGGCGGCCGCCGAGCCCGTCGAGGTGGAGCGGCCGGAGGCCGGCGAGCCCGCGGAGGCGGTACGGCCGGCCCGTACGCGGCGGCGGGTGACCCGCAAGGCGATGTCGCCGGGCGGCGCGCCGCAGCCGGCGGAGCCCGCGGCCGCGGAGCCGGCTGCGGCCCCCGTGGCGGCCGTGGAGCCCGCGGCGGCACCGGAGACGGCCGCCGCGGAGGCGGAGGCCGCGGAGAAGCCCCGGGCCCGTAAGAAGACCGCCGCCAAGCGCGCCTCCGCCAAGAAGGCCACGGCGAAGAAGGCCGCGGCCAAGAAGACGGCGAAGACCACCGCGAAGAAGGCCGCGACCAAGTCCGCCGCCACCAAGACGGCGACGAAGGCCACGGCGAAGAAGTCGGCGAAGAAGTCGGTCAAGAAGACCGCCGCGGCCGAGCAGGGCTCCCCGCCCTCGGTCTCCGTCACCACGGAGGACTGAGGCCGCCCGCGCGCCTGTCGTACGCCCCTCGCCCCGCCGGTCCGCCGGCGGGGCGAGGGGCTTTCTGTCCCCCTTTGTCCGCTCGCTTGACATGGCTCCCGGCGCCGGTTTGGATACACCGCACTCGAACGCGCGGGCGCCCCCACCGCACGGCAGTCGAGGCAGCAGGCAGCCGTGCACCCCAGGGGGTCTTTCTTCCATGTCCGTGTTCAAGCCCACCGGGCGCCACCGTGCCGTCTCGCCGCGCAAGGGCGCGCGCCAGGCCGTCGCGCTGGCCACCGTCCTGTCCGCGGCCGGCGCGCACGCCGTGAGCAGCGCGGGCGGCGCGGCCGCGGAGCCGCGGGTGTGGATCGAGGGGCCGATCTTCAACGACCCGCTGGGCACCGTGGACGAGCAGCACGCGATCCGCACCCGGCTGATCGAGCTGACCGACGCGGCGGTCCCCGGCTCGGTGATCAAGGTGGCGGTCTACCACATCTGGGAGCAGCCGGTCGTGGACGCGCTCGTACGCGCCCGCGCGCGCGGCGTGAACGTGCAGGTGCTGCTGGACGAGTCGAGCCGCAGCGACCGGCCGGACAACACCATGTACGCGAGCCTGAAGGCGGCGCTCGGCACCAGCACGACGGCGGGGTCGTTCGTCAGGCTCTGCCCGGTCGACAAGTCCTGCCTCGGCGACCCGAAGTTCGGGGCGTCGATCATGCACAACAAGTTCTGGCTCTTCTCGGAGGTCGAGGGTGCCCGGAACGTCGTCGTCCAGACCACCTCCAACTCCACCCCTTCCGCGCACACGAAGTTCTTCAACGACGCGCTGCTGCTGCCGGACAACCCGGCGATGTACGGGGCGTACGCGGAGTACTTCCGCGACATGGTCGGCGCCCAGTGGTCGACCTGGCGCTACCGCGCGGTGACCGCCAACAACGGCCTCTACAAGGCGTACTTCTTCCCCCGGGCCGGCACCACCAACAGCACGGACACGATCCACGCCGTCCTCGACAACGTGCGGTGCACGTACAAGGACCCCGCCGGAGTGACCCAGCGCACCCTGGTCCGGGTCGCGATCTTCAAGATCACCCGCAAGGCGATCGCCGACAAGCTCGTGGCGCTGAAGAAGGCGGGCTGCGGCGTCAGCCTCGTCTACGCCGAGTCCGACAGCGCGAAGAGCCAGGGCGGCACCCGCGGCACCTGGGAGGTGCTGCACGCCTCCGGCGGGCCCTCGCTGCGCTGCTACAACGACGACCGCGACCCGCAGAACCCGGGCCAGAAGCTGACCACGCCGTACATCGTGCACAACAAGTACGTGCTGATCGACGGCATGTACGCCGGCTCCCGGGACAAGCTGGTCTTCACCGGCTCGCAGAACTTCACCGGCCCCGCTCTGCGCGAGAACGACGAGGCCGTCGTCAAGATCGACAGCGACCCCGTGCACGACACGTACCTCGGCCACTACACCTCGGTGCGGGATGTTGCGTGGCCCGGGACGGCGGACAAGACGAACCTGTGCCAGGGCGTGAAGTCGCTGCCCCAGGACGGCGAGCGTCCCCTCCGGTAGACCGGTTTGACCAGGCGGTCAAGGGGCCCGTAATCTGGAGCGTCGGCGTGTCTGTATGGCACGCCAGGCTCCTGAGCAACTCCCTCCCGCAGTCTCCTCGTGAGCGGCGGGAGAGGCCGCTCATCCCATGCGTCCCGGCCGAGCGGCTGGCATCAGGGGTCTCCGTCGCGACTGAGGAAGAGAGCTGAAGCGCGTGTACGCGATCGTGCGCACCGGCGGCCGCCAGCAGAAGGTTTCTGTGGGCGACGTCATCGAGGTAGACCGGTTGGCCAGCAAGAGTGTCGGCGACAGCGTCGAGCTCTCCACCCTGCTCGTCGTCGACGGCGAGACCGTGACCAGCGACCCCTGGGTCCTGGACGGGGTGAAGGTCCAGGCCGAGGTGGTGGACCACCACAAGGGCGACAAGATCGACATCCTGAAGTACAAGAACAAGACCGGTTACCGCAAGCGGATCGGTCACCGTCAGTTGCACACCGCGCTGAAGATCACCCAGATCCCCGCGCCGGCCGCGAAGTAAGGACTGAGGAGAGATGGCACACAAGAAGGGCGCATCGTCCACTCGGAACGGTCGCGACTCCAACGCCCAGCGGCTCGGCGTCAAGCGCTTCGGCGGTCAGGCCGTCGGCGCCGGCGAGATCATCATCCGGCAGCGCGGCACCAAGTTCCACCCGGGCACGGGCGTGGGCCGCGGCGGCGACGACACGCTGTTCGCGCTGATCCCCGGCTCGGTCCAGTTCGGCACCAGCCGCGGCCGCAAGGTCGTGAACATCGTCCCGGCCGCCGAGTAAGCACCGGCTCCGGACACCACACACCTGATCCGAGGGCGGTCCGCCGCTCCGCACGTGCCACGGACGACGTGCGGGGAAGCCGGGCCGCCCTCGGCGCGTTCCCATGACGTCGTAGGGCACGCTCGTCCCGTACGGCACGACCGTTCCGTACGACACCGAACGACCTCCGATCGCACCTCAACGCCGGGAGGCACACCCTCATGACCACCTTCGTGGACCGCGTCCCCCTGCACGTGGCCGCGGGCAACGGGGGACACGGCTGCGCCTCCGTACACCGCGAGAAGTTCCGGCCGCTCGGCGGCCCCGACGGCGGCAACGGCGGTCACGGCGGTGACGTCATCCTCACCGTCGACCAGAACGTCACCACCCTGATCGACTACCACCACACCCCCCACCGCAAGGCCACCAACGGCAAGCCGGGCGAGGGCGGCGACCGCGCGGGCGCCAACGGCAAGGACCTCGTCCTGCCGGTGCCGGACGGCACGGTCGTCCTCACCAAGGACGGCGAGGTGCTCGCGGACCTCGTCGGGCACGGCACGACCTTCGTCGCCGCCCAGGGCGGCCGCGGCGGCCTCGGCAACGCGGCGCTCGCCTCCCAGCGCCGCAAGGCCCCCGGCTTCGCGCTGCTCGGCGAGCCGGGCACCGCGCGCGACGTGGTGCTGGAGCTGAAGACCGTCGCCGACGTCGCGCTCGTCGGCTACCCGAGCGCGGGCAAGTCGTCCCTGATCAGCGTGCTGTCGGCGGCCAAGCCCAAGATCGCCGACTATCCCTTCACCACCCTGGTGCCCAACCTCGGCGTCGTCACCGCCGGCGCCGTGACGTACACGATCGCCGACGTCCCCGGCCTGATCCCGGGCGCCAGCGAGGGCCGCGGTCTCGGCCTGGAGTTCCTGCGGCACGTCGAGCGCTGCTCGGTGCTCGTGCACGTGCTGGACACCGCGACCCTGGAGTCCGACCGCGACCCGGTCAGCGACCTCGACGTCATCGAGGAGGAGCTGCGCGCGTACGGCGGGCTGGACGACCGGCCGCGCGTGGTGGTCCTCAACAAGATCGACATCCCGGACGGCCACGACCTCGCCGAGATGGTCCGGCCGGACCTCGAAGCGCGCGGCTTCACGGTCTACGAGGTCTCGGCGGTCGCGCGTACGGGCCTGAAGGAGCTGTCGTACGGGCTCGCCGGGATCGTCGGCGAGGCGCGCGCGGCGCGGCCCAAGCAGGAGTCCACGCGCATCGTCATCCGCCCGCAGGCCGTCGACGAGGCGGGCTTCTCCGTCGCCCGCGAGGGCGGCGACGCGGACGGGGCGCTGTTCCGTATCACCGGCGAGAAGCCGGAGCGCTGGGTGCGCCAGACCGACTTCGGCAACGACGAGGCCGTCGGCTACCTCGGCGACCGGCTCACCCGGCTCGGCGTCGAGGACCGGCTCCGCAAGGCCGGGGCGACGCCCGGCGACGACGTCGTGATCGGCACCGGCGAGGACGCCGTCGTCTTCGACTGGGAGCCGGCCATGGCCTCCGGCGCGGAGATGCTGGGGCGGCGCGGCGAGGACCACCGCTTCGACGCCCCGCGGCCGGCCGCGCAGCGCCGGCGTGAGCGGGACGCGGAGCGGGCGGAGGAGGAGTACGAGGACTTCGACCCCTTCGCCTGACCCGGCCCCCCGGCCCGGACCGGGACCCGGCCTTGGACGAACGACGGCGGCGGCCCGCGGGATGTGCTCCCGCGGGCCGCCGCCGTTCACGGCACCGGATCCGGATCTGCGTCCGGGTCGGCGGCCGCCTCCGCGATCGCGTCGACGGGCTCGTCCGTCACCGGGTCCGTGTCGGGGACGCGGCCTAGACGCCCGCCGGCTCCTCCGGCTCCAGCTCCATCTCCTCCGCCGCGTCCCGACGCTGAGAAGGGATATCGGACTCCCCTCGCGCGTCGATGCGCGCCGCGCGCGCGTCCGCCTTGGCACACAGCGCCACCGCGGCGGCGTTGAAGCGCACCAGCGACGGCGGTTCAGACGGTCCGAGCAGGTGCTCCTTCAGCTCCGCGCGGGCCCGCACCAGGGTGTCGTGCTCCGGGTCGCGGACGGCCTGGAGCATGGCGGGGATCTGCTTCGCCTTCGGGCCGAGGATGGTGCCGGCCCGTACGGTCGGGAACTCCGCCTTGAACTCCGCCTCCGTCAGCCCGCTGGTGTTGGCGACCGCGTACGGCTTCTCGCTGGTCAGGTAGTCGGAGATGACGCTGGAGACATCGCTGACCAGCACGTCCGCGACGTTGAAGCAGGCGTAGATGCCGGGCCGGGAGTCGGTGATGACCTGGTGCTCCCAGGCGGGCAGCGAGGCCCAGTACGCCTCCTCCCAGGCGGCGGTCGCGGCCTGCACGGCCTCGGCCCGGCCGGCCTCGGGGGAGGACTGCATCAGCATCCGCTCGACCTCGTCGGCGCCGGCCCGGAAGGACGTGGTAACCAGGCCGTCCAGCTCCGCCTGCACCCTGGCCAGCTCCGCGGCGGCCTCGGGGCCCGGCCGCTCGGCGCCCCGGCCGCCCTCGGCCTGGCCGGCGGCGGCCTCGGCGACCATGGCGGCGTTCGCCTCGGCGATCATCGCCTGGATCCGCTTGTTGGCCTCGCCCGCGCGGGGGTCGACCGAGCCGGTCAGCGGGTGCGGCTTGTACAGCAGCCGCACCTTGGGGTCGGCGAGCAGCTCGCGCACGACGTTCTCGCCGGCCAGCACGACGGAGGTGTTGCCGGGGTTGCCGTCCCAGCCCTCCCAGGTGGGGGCGTACAGCACGGTGGTCAGGCCGCCGGCGGGCGGCGGGCCCGGGTACGGGCGGATCGGCGCGAGCTGCGGGCGGCCGACCTCCACCACGTCGTGATCGTCGACGCCGATGTCGGCGAGCTGGTAGCGGTCGCGGGCCGCGAGGCCCGCCACCCACACCTCGTCGTACGCCTTGGCGTACGGGTTGCAGCTCGACAGCTTGTCGCTCTCGCCGTGGTTGGTGAAGGCGTGCTTGATGGTGGGGATGCGCAGCACCTGCGAGGTCTTCCCGGAGTTCGCCGGGTGCAGCAGCATCTTCAGCGTCGAGTGCTCCAGCAGCATCAGGTCGGCGACCTTGGGCAGGCAGACGATCGGCACGTCGGTGGCGGTGATCTTCTGCACCATGAAGCGCTCGCGGAGCACGATCAGCGGCCTGCCGTCGAGGGCGGCCAGCGTGGAGACCCACATGTTGGCCTGGTACGCGGAGGTGGCGCCGCCGGAGAAGTAGAGGCCCACCGTCGGCTGGTACTCCTGCAGCCAGCCGGCGAACCACTCGCGTACCCGCTGGTCGTCGGCCGTGCGCTTGGCGGGCAGCAGCCAGGTCGCCAGATACAGGGCGCCGCCCACGCTCAGCGCCAGCGAGATGCCGAGGCCCAGCACGCCCCACACCGCGTCCGCGGTGGCGGCGGTGGTCAGCAGCCCGACCGTGACCGGCACGGAGAGGTACAGCAGGCGGTGGCTGGAGCGGCGGGCGAGGATCCGCGGCGGCGCGGGCGAGAGGCCCAGGGCCGAGACGTCGACGTTCCGGGTGACGACCGGCACGGTACGGTCGCGGCGCACCATGATCGTGACGCCCTGGATGAGGAAGTGCACCAGGTACGACGACAGCAGCATGACCGTCAGCGCGGACTGCTCCCGCAGCGGCTCGATGCCGTCGATCTGCAGCAGGCCGAAGAGGATGAGCATGTCGCGCAGCAACTGGCGGACCATGACGTCGAAGCGGACCCTGCTGAGCAGGGAGAGCAGCCCGGGCTGCCGGTGCTGCAGATAGAGGTCGAGGGCGAGGCCGCCCGCGGCCGCGGCGACGAGCAGGGGCACGTTGGGCTTGAGCGCGCCGACGAGTTGCGCGCAATACGCTGCTAGCAGCGTTGTCAGCGCCATGAGCTGCACGGCGCGGCGGGGGGCGATACCGGCGAAAGGCACGGGTGCTGACTCCTGGCAGGGAGGTCGTGAGGACGGTCCCGGGACCGCCTGGTTCCGGGGGTGGTAGGGAGTTGACCCCAGACCGTATGACGGTCACGGGGCAGGAGACAATTCTCCACCCGGCATGGGCCGCCAATCGGGCGCAAATGCGTGTAGCGGTCCTTGGCGGCCATTTCGTTTCTCATATCAGTACAAGAATTCGGGTCCCGCACGCCTCCGGGTGCCCGGAAGGGCGTCCGGGCGGGTGTCCGTACCGTGGGACGGCGCCGCGGGGCGGCCGGGAGGTGGCGTAGATTCGCAGTTCCGTACGTATGGGACGCGGGCCGGGAAAGCGCAGGGGTGCAGGTGGCAGGGGCGAGTCGGGAAGCCGCGGCGGGTGCCCGCAGGATCGTCGTGAAGGTGGGGTCGTCCTCGCTGACCACCGCGGCCGGCGGGCTGGACGCGGACCGGGTCGACGCCCTGGTGGACGCGCTCGCCAAGCACGGGGACCGGGAGATCGTGCTGGTCAGCTCCGGGGCCATCGCCGCCGGGCTGGCGCCGCTCGGGCTCGGCAAGCGCCCCCGTGACCTGGCCAGGCAGCAGGCGGCGGCCAGCGTCGGGCAGGGGCTGCTGATGGCCCGCTACACCGCCTCGTACGCCCGCTACGCCAGGCGCG from Streptomyces sp. CMB-StM0423 includes the following:
- a CDS encoding ribonuclease E/G; translation: MLEPIEPTEAQSPSGGITGDAGAAVGGPLDTPSDRLPFRRRRAAAESAGEVPQRATEPTTGEPGPALTYEPAGEPADPGAPGSVLAEPVEDVVEAAGSPAAVDSEITAGTAAAEPGSGTAAAAPARRSRRRVVRDAGTPEAAAPDTVVVPVGEQPGPAASGHTVPVAGGEPAAEAAPPRRRRVVRDAGTPQAAAAAESVPQPAAAGDAATTTDHHDSTNEGAHTVADNETEADGADSSADSGPRRKRRRVTRTAGTPATGTEAAAQPAAPEQADEAAPQAETEAGTGPAADARPEPDADAAPKGRKRRRVVRSAGTPEAVEPAADAAQTAPAETSAADEEPAPRTRRVRRRKTDAEAADAAETAADAAPGDQTTAAPAAEDAAEPAAGTRRRRSRRVTAPAGEPTHVEPAAEAPAPAAAETETEPAAEPAAEAAAEAGPAAPRRRSRRVTAPAGEPAADAASTSAEAADETPADSGTGRRRSRRATAPAGESAAEAGTAAEPVAEEAPADSGTTRRRTRRAAGAAAEEAAETESAAPRRRTRRAAAAGEPATGEQPAPAEAAAEPDAAPRRRTRRAAAAAEPAADDTAGQFSDGGEQAPGFGAAPLALFQAPVFTEPAFQTPQRAAAEAAVGPEEAEEPEDVEETGAGAETGTEVIGETEDGAAEDRDEQEEDGDDRGRRRRRRGGRRRRRGEGAEDGDRGDEAAEDGADAREADAEAAEDEAEDGERARGGSSSTSSRRRRRRRRRTEGAEGSEGAPDDPERTVVKVREPRAKSEPSDEVQSIKGSTRLEAKKQRRREGREQGRRRVPIITEAEFLARREAVERVMVVRQQGDRTQIGVLEDNVLVEHYVNKEQSASYVGNVYLGKVQNVLPSMEAAFVDIGKGRNAVLYAGEVNFEALGLAHSPRRIEHALKSGQSVLVQVTKDPIGHKGARLTSQVSLPGRYLVYVPEGSMTGISRKLPDTERARLKTILKKIVPEDAGVIVRTAAEGASEDELRRDVERLQKQWEDIRKKAKSGNAPTLLYGEPDMTVRVVRDIFNEDFSKVIVSGAKGWDTIQGYVSHVAPDLVERLSKWTSEVDVFATYRIDEQLMKALDRKVWLPSGGSLVIDRTEAMVVVDVNTGKFTGQGGNLEETVTRNNLEAAEEIVRQLRLRDLGGIIVIDFIDMVLESNRDLVLRRLLECLGRDRTKHQVAEVTSLGLVQMTRKRVGQGLLESFSEPCAHCNGRGVIVHMDQATAAGAGGGKRKKKGKEGKEGKEAAKDVREVQGGEAAAAKAAPAEPAAAEPVEVERPEAGEPAEAVRPARTRRRVTRKAMSPGGAPQPAEPAAAEPAAAPVAAVEPAAAPETAAAEAEAAEKPRARKKTAAKRASAKKATAKKAAAKKTAKTTAKKAATKSAATKTATKATAKKSAKKSVKKTAAAEQGSPPSVSVTTED
- the rplU gene encoding 50S ribosomal protein L21 produces the protein MYAIVRTGGRQQKVSVGDVIEVDRLASKSVGDSVELSTLLVVDGETVTSDPWVLDGVKVQAEVVDHHKGDKIDILKYKNKTGYRKRIGHRQLHTALKITQIPAPAAK
- a CDS encoding phospholipase D-like domain-containing protein encodes the protein MSVFKPTGRHRAVSPRKGARQAVALATVLSAAGAHAVSSAGGAAAEPRVWIEGPIFNDPLGTVDEQHAIRTRLIELTDAAVPGSVIKVAVYHIWEQPVVDALVRARARGVNVQVLLDESSRSDRPDNTMYASLKAALGTSTTAGSFVRLCPVDKSCLGDPKFGASIMHNKFWLFSEVEGARNVVVQTTSNSTPSAHTKFFNDALLLPDNPAMYGAYAEYFRDMVGAQWSTWRYRAVTANNGLYKAYFFPRAGTTNSTDTIHAVLDNVRCTYKDPAGVTQRTLVRVAIFKITRKAIADKLVALKKAGCGVSLVYAESDSAKSQGGTRGTWEVLHASGGPSLRCYNDDRDPQNPGQKLTTPYIVHNKYVLIDGMYAGSRDKLVFTGSQNFTGPALRENDEAVVKIDSDPVHDTYLGHYTSVRDVAWPGTADKTNLCQGVKSLPQDGERPLR
- a CDS encoding TIGR03936 family radical SAM-associated protein, translated to MQRIRLRYTKRGRLRFNSHRDFQRAFERALRRAEVPMAYSAGFTPHPKVSYANAAPTGTASEAEYLEIALTEARDPELLRALLDESLPTGLDVVDAVEARAPGLADRLGASVWELRLDGVPPATAQEAVRAFLAAETVEVERQTKKGMRTFDTRGAVAALDVLPAGGDRPQAGPCAILRLVVRHLTPAVRPDDVLSGLRVAADLAPPVPAAVTRLAQGPLDAETGTVTDPLAPDRDDATALAATPQVANGTPPTAGDGTG
- the rpmA gene encoding 50S ribosomal protein L27, whose amino-acid sequence is MAHKKGASSTRNGRDSNAQRLGVKRFGGQAVGAGEIIIRQRGTKFHPGTGVGRGGDDTLFALIPGSVQFGTSRGRKVVNIVPAAE